The Bombus huntii isolate Logan2020A chromosome 1, iyBomHunt1.1, whole genome shotgun sequence genome contains a region encoding:
- the LOC126869429 gene encoding tyrosine-protein phosphatase non-receptor type 2 isoform X1 codes for MTSQETLDQGISNVETEYLEINSKGAWPILYQHIRNECSNFTYTCNESKKPQNRNLNRYRDVLPYDHSRIVLKRGPCDYVNANLIRVDRAHRQYILTQGPLENTAGHFWLMVWEQNSKAVLMLNKIIEKNHVKCYQYWPLGDSINTMMFPDVGIKVKYISKTESSDYTTRILKLTDLETKESREILHFHYTTWPDFGVPQSPTAFLRFLTDVRQSGALDQNVGPPVVHCSAGIGRSGTFCLVDTCLVLIEESGLNSVNVREVLIEMRRHRMGLIQTPDQLRFSYAAIIEGAKQLPSNNVNINNEVVTNHYDVVSNINNSSNEEEDEPPPLPPPRGESLTRSMMADLTSNPITRNDELSAPPDKPLPREPSISTEISTTSPQAVPNSAVITNNLHEQNSDGVVVPNDNTSDGENSSKTISPPSSPDTKNEVRHRNKEKKERLAAQVREMKRRQKETEEWQKLKRSLFKPLTIGIGAAIVGGGIIAICGYLYMRG; via the exons ATGACCAGCCAGGAGACGCTCGATCAAGGGATCAGTAACGTGGAAACCGAGTATCTCGAGATCAACTCGAAAGGAGCCTGGCCGATCCTCTATCAG CATATACGCAACGAATGCAGTAATTTTACATACACATGCAATGAATCAAAGAAACCACAAAACAGAAATTTGAACCGTTATAGAGATGTTTTGCCATATGACCATAGTAGGATTGTCCTTAAAAGGGGCCCATGTGATTATGTCAATGCTAACCTCATACGG GTAGATCGTGCCCATAGACAGTACATTCTTACACAAGGACCACTGGAAAATACTGCTGGCCACTTTTGGCTAATGGTATGGGAGCAAAATTCTAAAGCTGTGTTAATGTTAAATAAGATAATTGAAAAGAATCATGTTAAGTGTTATCAGTATTGGCCTCTTGGTGATTCGATTAATACTATGATGTTTCCGGATGTTggtataaaagtaaaatatatcaGTAAAACAGAATCATCGGATTACACAACTAGAATATTAAA GTTAACTGACTTggaaacaaaagaaagtagagaaatattacattttcattATACCACCTGGCCAGACTTTGGAGTTCCACAAAGTCCAACAGcttttttacgttttttaaCAGATGTCAGGCAATCAGGAGCATTAGATCAAAATGTTGGTCCTCCTGTGGTACATTGTTCTGCAGGAATTGGGAGATCAGGAACATTTTGTTTAGTTGATACATGTCTTGTTTTG ATTGAAGAAAGTGGATTGAATTCTGTGAATGTTAGAGAAGTGTTAATAGAAATGAGAAGACACAGAATGGGTTTAATTCAAACACCAGATCAATTAAGATTTTCATATGCTGCCATCATCGAAGGAGCAAAACAACTGCCATCCAACAACGTG AACATTAATAATGAAGTGGTAACAAATCATTATGACGTGGTAAGTAACATCAATAATTCTTCAAACGAAGAGGAAGATGAACCACCTCCTTTGCCACCTCCAAGAGGTGAATCCTTAACACGTAGCATGATGGCAGATTTAACTTCAAATCCAATAACAAGAAATG ATGAATTAAGTGCACCACCTGACAAACCATTGCCTAGAGAGCCATCAATTTCCACAGAAATATCTACCACCAGTCCACAGGCTGTTCCAAACTCTGCAGTAATCACAAACAATTTACACGAACAGAATTCGGATGGTGTTGTGGTGCCTAATGATAATACTAGTGACGGTGAAAACTCTTCAAAAACAATTAGTCCTCCGTCCAGTCCAGATAC GAAAAACGAAGTACGTCATCGTAATAAGGAGAAGAAAGAACGTCTGGCAGCACAAGTACGGGAAATGAAGCGTCGTCAAAAAGAGACTGAAGAATGGCAGAAGCTCAAGAGGTCATTATTTAAACCTCTTACAATAGGCATAGGCGCTGCAATTGTTGGTGGGGGTATTATAGCAATCTGTGGCTATTTGTACATGCGTGGTTAG
- the LOC126869429 gene encoding tyrosine-protein phosphatase non-receptor type 2 isoform X2 has protein sequence MTSQETLDQGISNVETEYLEINSKGAWPILYQHIRNECSNFTYTCNESKKPQNRNLNRYRDVLPYDHSRIVLKRGPCDYVNANLIRVDRAHRQYILTQGPLENTAGHFWLMVWEQNSKAVLMLNKIIEKNHVKCYQYWPLGDSINTMMFPDVGIKVKYISKTESSDYTTRILKLTDLETKESREILHFHYTTWPDFGVPQSPTAFLRFLTDVRQSGALDQNVGPPVVHCSAGIGRSGTFCLVDTCLVLIEESGLNSVNVREVLIEMRRHRMGLIQTPDQLRFSYAAIIEGAKQLPSNNNINNEVVTNHYDVVSNINNSSNEEEDEPPPLPPPRGESLTRSMMADLTSNPITRNDELSAPPDKPLPREPSISTEISTTSPQAVPNSAVITNNLHEQNSDGVVVPNDNTSDGENSSKTISPPSSPDTKNEVRHRNKEKKERLAAQVREMKRRQKETEEWQKLKRSLFKPLTIGIGAAIVGGGIIAICGYLYMRG, from the exons ATGACCAGCCAGGAGACGCTCGATCAAGGGATCAGTAACGTGGAAACCGAGTATCTCGAGATCAACTCGAAAGGAGCCTGGCCGATCCTCTATCAG CATATACGCAACGAATGCAGTAATTTTACATACACATGCAATGAATCAAAGAAACCACAAAACAGAAATTTGAACCGTTATAGAGATGTTTTGCCATATGACCATAGTAGGATTGTCCTTAAAAGGGGCCCATGTGATTATGTCAATGCTAACCTCATACGG GTAGATCGTGCCCATAGACAGTACATTCTTACACAAGGACCACTGGAAAATACTGCTGGCCACTTTTGGCTAATGGTATGGGAGCAAAATTCTAAAGCTGTGTTAATGTTAAATAAGATAATTGAAAAGAATCATGTTAAGTGTTATCAGTATTGGCCTCTTGGTGATTCGATTAATACTATGATGTTTCCGGATGTTggtataaaagtaaaatatatcaGTAAAACAGAATCATCGGATTACACAACTAGAATATTAAA GTTAACTGACTTggaaacaaaagaaagtagagaaatattacattttcattATACCACCTGGCCAGACTTTGGAGTTCCACAAAGTCCAACAGcttttttacgttttttaaCAGATGTCAGGCAATCAGGAGCATTAGATCAAAATGTTGGTCCTCCTGTGGTACATTGTTCTGCAGGAATTGGGAGATCAGGAACATTTTGTTTAGTTGATACATGTCTTGTTTTG ATTGAAGAAAGTGGATTGAATTCTGTGAATGTTAGAGAAGTGTTAATAGAAATGAGAAGACACAGAATGGGTTTAATTCAAACACCAGATCAATTAAGATTTTCATATGCTGCCATCATCGAAGGAGCAAAACAACTGCCATCCAACAAC AACATTAATAATGAAGTGGTAACAAATCATTATGACGTGGTAAGTAACATCAATAATTCTTCAAACGAAGAGGAAGATGAACCACCTCCTTTGCCACCTCCAAGAGGTGAATCCTTAACACGTAGCATGATGGCAGATTTAACTTCAAATCCAATAACAAGAAATG ATGAATTAAGTGCACCACCTGACAAACCATTGCCTAGAGAGCCATCAATTTCCACAGAAATATCTACCACCAGTCCACAGGCTGTTCCAAACTCTGCAGTAATCACAAACAATTTACACGAACAGAATTCGGATGGTGTTGTGGTGCCTAATGATAATACTAGTGACGGTGAAAACTCTTCAAAAACAATTAGTCCTCCGTCCAGTCCAGATAC GAAAAACGAAGTACGTCATCGTAATAAGGAGAAGAAAGAACGTCTGGCAGCACAAGTACGGGAAATGAAGCGTCGTCAAAAAGAGACTGAAGAATGGCAGAAGCTCAAGAGGTCATTATTTAAACCTCTTACAATAGGCATAGGCGCTGCAATTGTTGGTGGGGGTATTATAGCAATCTGTGGCTATTTGTACATGCGTGGTTAG
- the LOC126869429 gene encoding tyrosine-protein phosphatase non-receptor type 2 isoform X3, giving the protein MTSQETLDQGISNVETEYLEINSKGAWPILYQHIRNECSNFTYTCNESKKPQNRNLNRYRDVLPYDHSRIVLKRGPCDYVNANLIRVDRAHRQYILTQGPLENTAGHFWLMVWEQNSKAVLMLNKIIEKNHVKCYQYWPLGDSINTMMFPDVGIKVKYISKTESSDYTTRILKLTDLETKESREILHFHYTTWPDFGVPQSPTAFLRFLTDVRQSGALDQNVGPPVVHCSAGIGRSGTFCLVDTCLVLIEESGLNSVNVREVLIEMRRHRMGLIQTPDQLRFSYAAIIEGAKQLPSNNVNINNEVVTNHYDVVSNINNSSNEEEDEPPPLPPPRGESLTRSMMADLTSNPITRNDELSAPPDKPLPREPSISTEISTTSPQAVPNSAVITNNLHEQNSDGVVVPNDNTSDGENSSKTISPPSSPDTKNEVRHRNKEKKERLAAQVREMKRRQKETEEWQKLKRSKSETTTESSETVHEEAESAK; this is encoded by the exons ATGACCAGCCAGGAGACGCTCGATCAAGGGATCAGTAACGTGGAAACCGAGTATCTCGAGATCAACTCGAAAGGAGCCTGGCCGATCCTCTATCAG CATATACGCAACGAATGCAGTAATTTTACATACACATGCAATGAATCAAAGAAACCACAAAACAGAAATTTGAACCGTTATAGAGATGTTTTGCCATATGACCATAGTAGGATTGTCCTTAAAAGGGGCCCATGTGATTATGTCAATGCTAACCTCATACGG GTAGATCGTGCCCATAGACAGTACATTCTTACACAAGGACCACTGGAAAATACTGCTGGCCACTTTTGGCTAATGGTATGGGAGCAAAATTCTAAAGCTGTGTTAATGTTAAATAAGATAATTGAAAAGAATCATGTTAAGTGTTATCAGTATTGGCCTCTTGGTGATTCGATTAATACTATGATGTTTCCGGATGTTggtataaaagtaaaatatatcaGTAAAACAGAATCATCGGATTACACAACTAGAATATTAAA GTTAACTGACTTggaaacaaaagaaagtagagaaatattacattttcattATACCACCTGGCCAGACTTTGGAGTTCCACAAAGTCCAACAGcttttttacgttttttaaCAGATGTCAGGCAATCAGGAGCATTAGATCAAAATGTTGGTCCTCCTGTGGTACATTGTTCTGCAGGAATTGGGAGATCAGGAACATTTTGTTTAGTTGATACATGTCTTGTTTTG ATTGAAGAAAGTGGATTGAATTCTGTGAATGTTAGAGAAGTGTTAATAGAAATGAGAAGACACAGAATGGGTTTAATTCAAACACCAGATCAATTAAGATTTTCATATGCTGCCATCATCGAAGGAGCAAAACAACTGCCATCCAACAACGTG AACATTAATAATGAAGTGGTAACAAATCATTATGACGTGGTAAGTAACATCAATAATTCTTCAAACGAAGAGGAAGATGAACCACCTCCTTTGCCACCTCCAAGAGGTGAATCCTTAACACGTAGCATGATGGCAGATTTAACTTCAAATCCAATAACAAGAAATG ATGAATTAAGTGCACCACCTGACAAACCATTGCCTAGAGAGCCATCAATTTCCACAGAAATATCTACCACCAGTCCACAGGCTGTTCCAAACTCTGCAGTAATCACAAACAATTTACACGAACAGAATTCGGATGGTGTTGTGGTGCCTAATGATAATACTAGTGACGGTGAAAACTCTTCAAAAACAATTAGTCCTCCGTCCAGTCCAGATAC GAAAAACGAAGTACGTCATCGTAATAAGGAGAAGAAAGAACGTCTGGCAGCACAAGTACGGGAAATGAAGCGTCGTCAAAAAGAGACTGAAGAATGGCAGAAGCTCAAGAG ATCTAAAAGTGAAACTACTACCGAAAGCAGCGAAACCGTGCACGAGGAGGCCGAAtctgcaaaataa
- the LOC126869429 gene encoding tyrosine-protein phosphatase non-receptor type 2 isoform X4 — protein sequence MNLQVPSQKHIRNECSNFTYTCNESKKPQNRNLNRYRDVLPYDHSRIVLKRGPCDYVNANLIRVDRAHRQYILTQGPLENTAGHFWLMVWEQNSKAVLMLNKIIEKNHVKCYQYWPLGDSINTMMFPDVGIKVKYISKTESSDYTTRILKLTDLETKESREILHFHYTTWPDFGVPQSPTAFLRFLTDVRQSGALDQNVGPPVVHCSAGIGRSGTFCLVDTCLVLIEESGLNSVNVREVLIEMRRHRMGLIQTPDQLRFSYAAIIEGAKQLPSNNVNINNEVVTNHYDVVSNINNSSNEEEDEPPPLPPPRGESLTRSMMADLTSNPITRNDELSAPPDKPLPREPSISTEISTTSPQAVPNSAVITNNLHEQNSDGVVVPNDNTSDGENSSKTISPPSSPDTKNEVRHRNKEKKERLAAQVREMKRRQKETEEWQKLKRSLFKPLTIGIGAAIVGGGIIAICGYLYMRG from the exons atgaatttacAAGTCCCAAGTCAAAAG CATATACGCAACGAATGCAGTAATTTTACATACACATGCAATGAATCAAAGAAACCACAAAACAGAAATTTGAACCGTTATAGAGATGTTTTGCCATATGACCATAGTAGGATTGTCCTTAAAAGGGGCCCATGTGATTATGTCAATGCTAACCTCATACGG GTAGATCGTGCCCATAGACAGTACATTCTTACACAAGGACCACTGGAAAATACTGCTGGCCACTTTTGGCTAATGGTATGGGAGCAAAATTCTAAAGCTGTGTTAATGTTAAATAAGATAATTGAAAAGAATCATGTTAAGTGTTATCAGTATTGGCCTCTTGGTGATTCGATTAATACTATGATGTTTCCGGATGTTggtataaaagtaaaatatatcaGTAAAACAGAATCATCGGATTACACAACTAGAATATTAAA GTTAACTGACTTggaaacaaaagaaagtagagaaatattacattttcattATACCACCTGGCCAGACTTTGGAGTTCCACAAAGTCCAACAGcttttttacgttttttaaCAGATGTCAGGCAATCAGGAGCATTAGATCAAAATGTTGGTCCTCCTGTGGTACATTGTTCTGCAGGAATTGGGAGATCAGGAACATTTTGTTTAGTTGATACATGTCTTGTTTTG ATTGAAGAAAGTGGATTGAATTCTGTGAATGTTAGAGAAGTGTTAATAGAAATGAGAAGACACAGAATGGGTTTAATTCAAACACCAGATCAATTAAGATTTTCATATGCTGCCATCATCGAAGGAGCAAAACAACTGCCATCCAACAACGTG AACATTAATAATGAAGTGGTAACAAATCATTATGACGTGGTAAGTAACATCAATAATTCTTCAAACGAAGAGGAAGATGAACCACCTCCTTTGCCACCTCCAAGAGGTGAATCCTTAACACGTAGCATGATGGCAGATTTAACTTCAAATCCAATAACAAGAAATG ATGAATTAAGTGCACCACCTGACAAACCATTGCCTAGAGAGCCATCAATTTCCACAGAAATATCTACCACCAGTCCACAGGCTGTTCCAAACTCTGCAGTAATCACAAACAATTTACACGAACAGAATTCGGATGGTGTTGTGGTGCCTAATGATAATACTAGTGACGGTGAAAACTCTTCAAAAACAATTAGTCCTCCGTCCAGTCCAGATAC GAAAAACGAAGTACGTCATCGTAATAAGGAGAAGAAAGAACGTCTGGCAGCACAAGTACGGGAAATGAAGCGTCGTCAAAAAGAGACTGAAGAATGGCAGAAGCTCAAGAGGTCATTATTTAAACCTCTTACAATAGGCATAGGCGCTGCAATTGTTGGTGGGGGTATTATAGCAATCTGTGGCTATTTGTACATGCGTGGTTAG
- the LOC126869429 gene encoding tyrosine-protein phosphatase non-receptor type 1 isoform X5 — MVWEQNSKAVLMLNKIIEKNHVKCYQYWPLGDSINTMMFPDVGIKVKYISKTESSDYTTRILKLTDLETKESREILHFHYTTWPDFGVPQSPTAFLRFLTDVRQSGALDQNVGPPVVHCSAGIGRSGTFCLVDTCLVLIEESGLNSVNVREVLIEMRRHRMGLIQTPDQLRFSYAAIIEGAKQLPSNNVNINNEVVTNHYDVVSNINNSSNEEEDEPPPLPPPRGESLTRSMMADLTSNPITRNDELSAPPDKPLPREPSISTEISTTSPQAVPNSAVITNNLHEQNSDGVVVPNDNTSDGENSSKTISPPSSPDTKNEVRHRNKEKKERLAAQVREMKRRQKETEEWQKLKRSLFKPLTIGIGAAIVGGGIIAICGYLYMRG; from the exons ATGGTATGGGAGCAAAATTCTAAAGCTGTGTTAATGTTAAATAAGATAATTGAAAAGAATCATGTTAAGTGTTATCAGTATTGGCCTCTTGGTGATTCGATTAATACTATGATGTTTCCGGATGTTggtataaaagtaaaatatatcaGTAAAACAGAATCATCGGATTACACAACTAGAATATTAAA GTTAACTGACTTggaaacaaaagaaagtagagaaatattacattttcattATACCACCTGGCCAGACTTTGGAGTTCCACAAAGTCCAACAGcttttttacgttttttaaCAGATGTCAGGCAATCAGGAGCATTAGATCAAAATGTTGGTCCTCCTGTGGTACATTGTTCTGCAGGAATTGGGAGATCAGGAACATTTTGTTTAGTTGATACATGTCTTGTTTTG ATTGAAGAAAGTGGATTGAATTCTGTGAATGTTAGAGAAGTGTTAATAGAAATGAGAAGACACAGAATGGGTTTAATTCAAACACCAGATCAATTAAGATTTTCATATGCTGCCATCATCGAAGGAGCAAAACAACTGCCATCCAACAACGTG AACATTAATAATGAAGTGGTAACAAATCATTATGACGTGGTAAGTAACATCAATAATTCTTCAAACGAAGAGGAAGATGAACCACCTCCTTTGCCACCTCCAAGAGGTGAATCCTTAACACGTAGCATGATGGCAGATTTAACTTCAAATCCAATAACAAGAAATG ATGAATTAAGTGCACCACCTGACAAACCATTGCCTAGAGAGCCATCAATTTCCACAGAAATATCTACCACCAGTCCACAGGCTGTTCCAAACTCTGCAGTAATCACAAACAATTTACACGAACAGAATTCGGATGGTGTTGTGGTGCCTAATGATAATACTAGTGACGGTGAAAACTCTTCAAAAACAATTAGTCCTCCGTCCAGTCCAGATAC GAAAAACGAAGTACGTCATCGTAATAAGGAGAAGAAAGAACGTCTGGCAGCACAAGTACGGGAAATGAAGCGTCGTCAAAAAGAGACTGAAGAATGGCAGAAGCTCAAGAGGTCATTATTTAAACCTCTTACAATAGGCATAGGCGCTGCAATTGTTGGTGGGGGTATTATAGCAATCTGTGGCTATTTGTACATGCGTGGTTAG